The following is a genomic window from Bacillus sp. V2I10.
CGCCATTGTCATTTTACGATCTAAAACAGCAAACTCATTTATCATTCCCAATTGTTCCGCTTTACGCGCTTTTTCACGCAGCTGGGCAATTTCTGTTTTTAGCTCATATTCAGTCAGAGTACTGTATCGTTTTGTCTGCAAAATGATCATCCTTTCTCATTTCGTTAAAATAAGTATAGAATATAAGTAATAATTAGAAGGAGTGAGCCAATGTCAGCTATAGCTATTACAGGAGCCGGTTCAGGGCTTGGGCGAGCACTCGCTCTGCAATACAGCAAAGATTTTAATGAAATCATTTTAATCGGGAGAAATCATGAACGGCTTCAGCAAACGAAAGACATTCTGCAGCAAAGCCAGGAGCTTGAAGTCTTTACATATACCGTGAATATCCAAAATCATGATGAAGTGAAGTCCTTATGCACATCGTTGTTCACCAAGCACGATGCAGCTGTACTTATTAATAATGCGGGAGTAGGCCACTTTGGGCCAGTCACTTTATTATCAGCTGAAGATATCAGTGAAATGCTGGATACAAATGTAAAAGGCACTATTTTTTTAACCCAGGCTTTTATAAAAGAATTCATGAAAAAAGGTACAGGTAAAATTCTAAATATTATCTCTACTGCCGGACTGCGGGGCAAGGTAAACGAAAGTGTGTGCGTTGCATCGAAATTCGCCGTCAGGGGTTTTACAGAAAGTCTTGTAAAAGAGCTGGACGGAACGGACATTACGATTGCCGGAGCTTATATGGGCGGCATGGATACACCCTTTTGGGACAATAATGAACACATTAAAGATAAAACCCGTCTTAAATCACCGGCAGTTATTGCAGAAAAGATTTATCGCCTTGATGACGGCAGAACCGAAATCATAGTAGAGTAGGATATCAATCCTGCTCTTCTTCGTTTAAATAACGGTCGATGATTTCAATTGAGAAACCCTTTCTGTATAGGGCCTGCTTCATTTTCATTTTATATTGAGACTGTGCTCCTTTGGCATATTTCCTTTTCAGTTTTTCTGCCTGAAGAACAAGGGAATTCCACTCTTCATCATCATTATTTTCATACATTAATTCTTCTTTTACAATAGAGATGACATCATAACTGAAGCCTTTTCTCATAAGTGTCTGTTCCACTTTTTGCTTAATCTGTACAGTGGAGATCTTCGTTTCTTTCCGAACAACCTTTTCGGCGTGGACCATCGCTTGTTCCACTTGATCTTCTTTTGAATACTGCAAAAGAGCTTTTTCGGCAATGTCCTTGCTGATGCCTTTTAATGAAAGCTCCTGCTTCATCACACCAGGACCTTTTCCCCCGGTTTTCCAGTGCGTGCGGATATATGCATCTGCAAACTCTTCATCGTTTACATATTTATAGTGGCGCAGCTGGTGCATCACTTCAGAAACAACGGCATCTTCATACTCTTTTTTCAGCAGCATGTCCGCTACTTCTTTTTCAGAGCGCATTCGGAATCCTAAATATTCAATGGCTTTATTGAACGCTTTTTTCACTGAATCTCCATATTGAATTTCCAGGATTTCCATCTCGTCCAGTTCAAGACCTTTTCTAAGACCGAATTTCAAAAGGACATTCTGATCAACACTGAATGCGAATTTTTCGCCGCTGCCCTCATTCAAAAAGACATTGAAACGCTCTTCACTGCTTTTTTGAGTCGTAATTTTCGTTATTATTGGCATATTGACACCTCTCCTCCATCTTATCATATTTCGCTTTCAGACGGCTTAATGTAAACGCTTTGGCGACATTTGAAGAATCTTATCTTTCTCAGCATATTAAGAAGGATTATCGGGGTTTGATTGATGAAATATAAGGATAGAGAATAACAAGGAGTGATACAATGAAAATTGCGATTGCTGGCGGAACCGGTTTTATAGGAAAGAAGCTCACGGACTATCTTTTAGAAAACGGAAACAAAGTGCTGATTTTAAGCAGAACGAAAAAAGAAAGTACGAAATCCGGGCTTCAATACATTGAATGGATGACAGAAGGAGCCGCTCCTGAACGCGAACTTGATGGAATAAGTGCTTTCATTAACCTTGCAGGTAAATCCATAAATGACAGGTGGACGGAAGAAGCAAAAAAACAAATTGTTGAAAGCCGAGTCAAAACAACTAATGAAGTATACAGGATCATCCAGAATCTCGAGACGAAGCCTGAGGTGCTAATAAATGCCAGCGCTGTCGGAATTTACGGGACATCGGAAGAAGAAACATTTACAGAGGAATCCCGTCCGAAAGCATCAGACTTTCTCTCAGAAACGGTTATTAAATGGGAGCAAGAAGCAGCCAGAATATCAGAGCTTGATGTGCGGACCGTATTTACACGCTTCGGTATTATATTAGGAGAGAAAGGCGCTCTTCCTTCTATTATACTGCCTTATAAATTATTTGCTGGAGGAACGGTTGGCTCCGGCACACAATGGCTGTCTTGGATTCATATAAATGATGTAGTGAAACTTATTCACTTTTTGCTTCTTCAAAAATCGATTGAAGGTCCTGTTAATGCAGCATCTCCAAATCCTGTTCAAATGAAGGATTTCGGAAAAACGGTTGCCAAAGTGCTGCACCGTCCTCATTGGATTCCTGCTCCAAGCCTTGCTTTAAAGCTTGCACTCGGAGAAAAAAGCATTCTTGTTCTCGAAGGCCAGCGGGTGATTCCGAAAGTCGCACTGGAAAATAACTTTCAATTTTCACATTCAGTGCTTGAAGAAGCGCTATCTGACATATTAAAATCCACATAAGGACACGAGAATAGGAGTTTATCATGGATAGCTTTTTATTTAGGAATGCAACAATTTATCCCGTTACATCAAAACCACTTTATCAAACCGATCTCTATGTTTCCCGCGGCAAAATTATGGCAATCGGCAAACAGCTGCCATGCCCGGAAGGAACTAAAATAATCGACTGCAAGGAGCAATTTTTGTTCCCTGGCTTCATTGATGTTCATACACATCTTGGCCTTTATGATGAAGGTACGGGATGGGCAGGAAATGATGCCAATGAAACCATTGAAGTGCTCTCTCCGCACATTCGCGCTCTTGACGGGGTTCATCCTCTTGATCAAGGTTTTAAGGATGCCATTCAGTATGGCATTACCACCGTTCATATTATGCCTGGAAGTGCAAATGTGATCGGAGGAACAACATCTGTCATAAAAACACATGGCGTAAATATTAAGGACATGATCGTCGTTGAAACGGCCGCTTTGAAAATCGCACTTGGGGAAAATCCCAAACGTATACACAGTCATGGCAACAAAGATTCCATTACGAGAATGGGTATTATGGGGATGCTCAGAGAGGCTTTTTACAAAGCACAGTGCAGCAAAGAGCCAGATGATTTCAGATCGATTTCCATCCGCAAAGTGCTTAATCGCGAAATACCGGTGCGTATTCATGCTCACCGCGCAGATGATATCCTTTCAGCCATACGATTTGCTGAAGAATTCAATCTTGATTTCAGAATTGAACATTGTACTGAAGGACATCTTATTGCAGATGAGTTTATAGGGAAAAACATAAAGGTTAGTGTAGGTCCTACGCTAACAAGAAAGTCCAAAGTAGAGCTTAAAAATAAAAGCTGGCTTACTTATCAGGCATTAGCAGACCGCGGCGTTGAGGTTTCCATTACAACAGATCATCCATATACACCTATTCAGTACTTAAATGTTGTGGCATCCATCGCCGTAAGAGAAGGTTTTGAGGAAAAATTGGCGCTAGAAGCCATTACTATTACTGCTGCCAAAAACCTGTTAATTGATGACCGGACAGGGAGTCTTGAAATAGGAAAAGACGCGGACATAGTGCTATGGAATCACCACCCTTTTCACTACCTTGCAAAGCCCGAGCTGACAATGATTAACGGGAAAATCGCCTTTCAAAAAACCTGAATTTTCCTCTTGAAATATACGCGTTTTCCCGCATAAAAAAATGTGCTCAAATTCATAAAAAAATAACAAAAAAATAGTTTCATTTTGAAAAAAAATCGAGTATGATACGAGAGGATAGAGTAATAAAATAAGTACTAAAAACCGAATGATGCAAATGCGTGGGAAGGCAAATGGTGCGCCACCAGTAAACTGGTCCTAGTGGGTTCGATTCCCACCCCGAAATTTTTTTATCTAATTTAAAAAATTTCGAGGGTGGGACTTCAACACGACAAGTCTGTAAGTCTGCCCTCTGGTTGGAGGGATAGCAGATGCTAAAAAAACGTGATATTCAAGACAGTCAGCCGCTCTATGATCAAATGGTTCACCCTGATGTCTTCCCTTTTGTGCGCCACAAAGCTGCATCAATTAATGAATATCTATTTTTAACAAAACAAACGATTGAAGCAGAAGAACGCGGGGAATTGATTTCACGTACCATTCTCGATGAATGGGGCTCTCCAATCGGAACGATCAGTTTATTTGATATTCAGGACAATGCCGGGTTTCTTGGAACATGGCTTGGGAAGCCATTTCATGGAAAAGGCTATAACCAGGCTGCTAAAGATGCTTTTTTCAATGAACTCTTTTTTGAGCTTGACATTGAACGGATTTTTCTCCGCATCAGAAAGAAAAACATCCGCTCAACAAAAGCCGCTGAAAAGCTGCCTTATGTAGTAAATGCTAATGAAACAAGAAAACCTCTTCTGGACGAAATCAATCAGGGCGAGGATATTTATAACTTATACGAAATTTCAAAAGACCTATACACCTTCTATACAATGCGTACTGCTGCATCGCCAGAGGAACAGCATCTTAAAGAAGCGTAATGATACAAAACCTGCTCAACTTCGAGCAGGTTTTCTTGTATGAGATTCCTGAAAGATGACAAAAATAGTGCTGACACATAAAAGAAAGGGTGAACGAAATGGCTGATAAAAGAAAACGCGAAAAAACCCGCAATTCTTTAAGCGGTGCACAGGAAGTAACCTATTCAAGAGAATTTAAAATGGCTGATCGTGCAGGCGGATACATAAAAAGCAAATCGAGTCATTAACTGCCAGCATACCATCCTCCAGTTGAGATAAACTAAGCAATGAACATATTATGTTCAAGCTAACTTCAGGGGGGCTAAAAAATGGGCAGAGCAAATAGCCAGCATTCTAGAAGCAAAAGCAAAAATAATTTAGCACAAGTTCCAAAAAATCTTAAAAAAGAATCTGATGGAGTTTATGAAGAATATTCAGCTGAACTCGCAGATCAGGCAGATAAAACGGCTCAAGCAAGAGCTAAAGCTGCAGATGAGCGTCAGGGGAAATAACGATTTATGTATAATACAAAAAGGGGAGTGCTTAATGCGCTCTCTTTTTTATTATTTTTCTTAGATAAGCTGTGGATAATGTTATCAACACCTATGTGTGTTTTGTGGATAATTTTCATTAGACACTTATTAATACAGTTAGATGAAAAATTGTCAGATTTTTTAATAATATTGTGGACAACCTCTATTTAAATTGTGGATAATGTGTATAAACTTGTGGAACCTTTAAATTTTATGGGTTTTCATTGTGGATAATTATTTTAATGGATATTCGTATATTTTTTAAGATTTTTACAAATTTTAACTATACATCAATGATTGACATCATGATATCTATGAAAGAGCTGCCTGCGGCAGCTCTTTTTTTATTTATAGCATCTTCAACTAAAAGCATGTCATGTTTCCTCACATATATAAAGAAATCTCAAATCATTAATAGTAGAATAAGTGAATATTTAAAAAATTAAA
Proteins encoded in this region:
- a CDS encoding SDR family oxidoreductase, with amino-acid sequence MSAIAITGAGSGLGRALALQYSKDFNEIILIGRNHERLQQTKDILQQSQELEVFTYTVNIQNHDEVKSLCTSLFTKHDAAVLINNAGVGHFGPVTLLSAEDISEMLDTNVKGTIFLTQAFIKEFMKKGTGKILNIISTAGLRGKVNESVCVASKFAVRGFTESLVKELDGTDITIAGAYMGGMDTPFWDNNEHIKDKTRLKSPAVIAEKIYRLDDGRTEIIVE
- the recX gene encoding recombination regulator RecX, which gives rise to MPIITKITTQKSSEERFNVFLNEGSGEKFAFSVDQNVLLKFGLRKGLELDEMEILEIQYGDSVKKAFNKAIEYLGFRMRSEKEVADMLLKKEYEDAVVSEVMHQLRHYKYVNDEEFADAYIRTHWKTGGKGPGVMKQELSLKGISKDIAEKALLQYSKEDQVEQAMVHAEKVVRKETKISTVQIKQKVEQTLMRKGFSYDVISIVKEELMYENNDDEEWNSLVLQAEKLKRKYAKGAQSQYKMKMKQALYRKGFSIEIIDRYLNEEEQD
- a CDS encoding amidohydrolase, yielding MDSFLFRNATIYPVTSKPLYQTDLYVSRGKIMAIGKQLPCPEGTKIIDCKEQFLFPGFIDVHTHLGLYDEGTGWAGNDANETIEVLSPHIRALDGVHPLDQGFKDAIQYGITTVHIMPGSANVIGGTTSVIKTHGVNIKDMIVVETAALKIALGENPKRIHSHGNKDSITRMGIMGMLREAFYKAQCSKEPDDFRSISIRKVLNREIPVRIHAHRADDILSAIRFAEEFNLDFRIEHCTEGHLIADEFIGKNIKVSVGPTLTRKSKVELKNKSWLTYQALADRGVEVSITTDHPYTPIQYLNVVASIAVREGFEEKLALEAITITAAKNLLIDDRTGSLEIGKDADIVLWNHHPFHYLAKPELTMINGKIAFQKT
- a CDS encoding TIGR01777 family oxidoreductase, producing the protein MKIAIAGGTGFIGKKLTDYLLENGNKVLILSRTKKESTKSGLQYIEWMTEGAAPERELDGISAFINLAGKSINDRWTEEAKKQIVESRVKTTNEVYRIIQNLETKPEVLINASAVGIYGTSEEETFTEESRPKASDFLSETVIKWEQEAARISELDVRTVFTRFGIILGEKGALPSIILPYKLFAGGTVGSGTQWLSWIHINDVVKLIHFLLLQKSIEGPVNAASPNPVQMKDFGKTVAKVLHRPHWIPAPSLALKLALGEKSILVLEGQRVIPKVALENNFQFSHSVLEEALSDILKST
- a CDS encoding GNAT family N-acetyltransferase, with the translated sequence MLKKRDIQDSQPLYDQMVHPDVFPFVRHKAASINEYLFLTKQTIEAEERGELISRTILDEWGSPIGTISLFDIQDNAGFLGTWLGKPFHGKGYNQAAKDAFFNELFFELDIERIFLRIRKKNIRSTKAAEKLPYVVNANETRKPLLDEINQGEDIYNLYEISKDLYTFYTMRTAASPEEQHLKEA
- a CDS encoding YfhD family protein; the encoded protein is MGRANSQHSRSKSKNNLAQVPKNLKKESDGVYEEYSAELADQADKTAQARAKAADERQGK
- a CDS encoding YfhE family protein encodes the protein MADKRKREKTRNSLSGAQEVTYSREFKMADRAGGYIKSKSSH